In Candidatus Pelagibacter sp. RS39, the following proteins share a genomic window:
- a CDS encoding pyruvate, water dikinase regulatory protein: protein MSNLYQIYLISDATGETLDRIFIAIKAQFKNINYKVHTYSFTRTENQILKILENAEQEKNSIILYSIVDSNLAKYLAKNSDMKKIPCFGVLGDLILSFSKLLNQKASHQPSGQYALDEDYYKRIEAIQFTMNHDDGNLVKEIKQSDVILLGVSRTSKTPTAIFLANKGLKTSNIPLITEDSIPEILKKNPKTSCVVGLNTEPERLVEIRKNRMNSLKENTNKLYTDLEQIKKEVDMAKNTFKKYKWPSIDVTRKSVEETAASVIKIYEIFKENA, encoded by the coding sequence ATGAGTAATTTATACCAAATTTATTTAATATCAGATGCAACTGGTGAAACTCTAGATCGTATATTTATAGCTATTAAAGCACAATTTAAAAATATAAATTACAAAGTACACACTTATTCCTTTACTAGAACAGAAAACCAGATTTTAAAAATTTTAGAAAACGCAGAGCAAGAAAAAAACTCAATAATTTTATATTCGATCGTTGATAGCAACTTAGCAAAATATCTTGCTAAAAATAGTGATATGAAAAAAATCCCATGCTTTGGAGTGTTGGGTGATCTAATATTAAGTTTTTCTAAACTTTTAAACCAAAAAGCCTCACACCAACCAAGTGGTCAATATGCTCTAGATGAAGACTACTATAAAAGAATTGAGGCGATTCAATTTACAATGAATCATGATGACGGTAATCTTGTAAAAGAAATAAAACAATCTGATGTAATCTTATTAGGAGTTAGTAGAACAAGCAAAACTCCTACAGCTATTTTTTTAGCAAATAAAGGCCTAAAAACATCCAACATTCCCTTAATAACAGAAGATTCTATTCCAGAGATTTTAAAAAAAAATCCAAAAACTTCATGTGTTGTGGGATTAAACACCGAACCAGAAAGGTTAGTAGAAATAAGAAAAAACAGAATGAACTCTCTTAAGGAAAATACCAATAAACTTTACACTGATTTAGAACAGATAAAAAAGGAAGTGGACATGGCAAAAAATACCTTTAAAAAATATAAATGGCCATCAATTGATGTAACTAGAAAATCTGTAGAAGAAACGGCAGCTTCAGTAATTAAAATATACGAAATTTTTAAAGAAAATGCTTAA